Below is a window of Geomonas oryzisoli DNA.
GCACAACTCATGGAAGGGATAAGCGAAAGAGGGGTGAAAGAGGAGGGGAGACGAAGACGGAGGAGGACGAACGCAGGACTACAGCGGCATGCCGAGGCGGCGCATCTTTTCTACGAGGGTGGTGCGGTTGATGCTGAGCATGGCGGCGGCACGGGCTTTGACGCCGCCGGACAATTGCAGGGCTTCACCGATCATGCGCTTCTCGATCTCGCTGATGGCCTGGACCATGTCGATGCCGGCGGGGGTGACGCTGACGGTGTGGTTGCCTTCCTGGTAGTTCTTGGCAATGTTGGCGGGGAGATCGCGCAGGGTGATGACGTCACCTTCGGTGAGGGCGACGATCCGCTCCATGATGTTCTCCAACTCGCGCACGTTGCCGTTCCACGGATAGGCCTCGAGGGCCTCGAGCGCTTCCTTGTCGAGATGCATGATGGGACGCTGCATGGAACGACAGTTCTTCTCCAGGAAATGCCGGGTGAGGGGAAGGATGTCCTCGATCCGCTCGCGCAGGGGCGGGATCAGGACCGGGATGACGTTCAGCCGGTAGAAGAGGTCTTCGCGGAAGTTGCCGCGCGCAACTTCTTCCTCCAGGTTCACGTTGGTGGCGGAAACGACCCGCACGTCCAGTTTGATCTGCTTGTTGGAGCCGACGCGCTCGACTTCCTGCTCCTGCAGGACGCGCAACAGTTTGGTCTGCAGATGCATGGGGAGGGTGCCGATCTCGTCCAGGAAGATGGTGCCGTTGTTGGCGGCTTCGAATTTGCCCACCTTCTCCTTCACCGCGCCGGTGAAGGCTCCCTTCACGTGCCCGAACAGCTCGCTCTCGAGAAGGTTCTCAGGAATGGCGGAACAGTTCACGGCGATGAACGGTTTGTCCTTTCGGTTGCCGTTGAAATGGATCGCCTTGGCGACCAGCTCCTTGCCGGTGCCGGACTCACCCAGGATCAAGACGGTGGAGTCGGTCTTGATGATGCGCTTCATGCGTGAGAAGAGCTGCTGCATGGCCTGCGAGTTGCCGATGATGTTGGCGAACTCGTACTTGTCCTGCAACTGCTTCTTGAGATACACGTTCTCGCTTAACAGCTGCCCCTTTTCCACTGCCTTGTCGATGATGATGCGCAGCTCTTCGATGTTGAGGGGCTTGGTGATGTAGTCGTAGGCGCCTTTCTTCATCGCCTGGACGGCGGTTTCGGCGGAACCGTGGCCGGTGACCAGGATGACCTCGGTGCGCGGGGAATCCTGCTTTACCCGGGTCAGGATGTCGATGCCGTTCACGTCGGGCAGGAACAGGTCGCTGATGACGATGTCGAACGGCTCGCCGGCCAGCAGGTCCAGACCCTCCTTGCCGCTGGAGCATCCCTTGATGGCAAAGCCGCTCGCCTTGAGCAGGATGAGCATCGCCTCGCGGCTGCCGTCGTCGTCTTCTATGAGCAGTATCTTGATGTTCGGTTTCATTCGGAAATTTCCCATAGTTAGAGATTTCTTCAATAACATGGATGAGACGATTTGGCAATACGACAATTTGACGTAAGGCCCTGTTTCGATATACTTGGGCGGGTTTTTTAGCTTTAATAAGAGCTGTAAAGGGAGGGAATCATGAATGTCGTGAACCTGTTTCCGGTCCTGGTGGTCCTGTTTCTGATAGTGGCGTTTCTCGCCAATGCCATCCGCATT
It encodes the following:
- a CDS encoding sigma-54-dependent transcriptional regulator, translating into MKPNIKILLIEDDDGSREAMLILLKASGFAIKGCSSGKEGLDLLAGEPFDIVISDLFLPDVNGIDILTRVKQDSPRTEVILVTGHGSAETAVQAMKKGAYDYITKPLNIEELRIIIDKAVEKGQLLSENVYLKKQLQDKYEFANIIGNSQAMQQLFSRMKRIIKTDSTVLILGESGTGKELVAKAIHFNGNRKDKPFIAVNCSAIPENLLESELFGHVKGAFTGAVKEKVGKFEAANNGTIFLDEIGTLPMHLQTKLLRVLQEQEVERVGSNKQIKLDVRVVSATNVNLEEEVARGNFREDLFYRLNVIPVLIPPLRERIEDILPLTRHFLEKNCRSMQRPIMHLDKEALEALEAYPWNGNVRELENIMERIVALTEGDVITLRDLPANIAKNYQEGNHTVSVTPAGIDMVQAISEIEKRMIGEALQLSGGVKARAAAMLSINRTTLVEKMRRLGMPL